The DNA window CCCGAATGATTTGTGGAATGCCGGGCCATTACCCCGCTGGTCAAATGCCGATGGTCTTATCACTAATGTGTATGCGACAGGCAGCGATGATTCAGGTGAAACAGCAGGCACACAAATCGGGATGCTTTTTGGTAATATGACTCAAAGTGGTTTATCGGCCCCTTATGGTTCTCTTGTGGGCGAAATAAATAATATATTCTTCGTGTTGGGCACTAGCTTTAATGTGGCTGCACCTGATTCCGGAGTATTGTCTCTTTATTACTGGGACTCTAATGCCTATGATAACGCTGAATTTATCTCTGTATCCATTGATAATGGATTATCGGCCGTTCCAGTGCCAGCTGCTATCTGGTTATTAAGCTCTGGTTTAATCGGTCTTATTGGAATGGGAAGAAAGCCCTCTAAAAGAGGTTCGACATCTGTCAAGTAATAACAACCTTTATCAACGACTATGAACCACCTGATTCCGCAGATAGACCGGAATTGCCTGGTCAGCCGCATCTATCTCCTGTCTTGCTGCCTTATCCAATGCCAGCGTAGCCACATCGCAGGCATGAGGGTGGGCATCGGCATAACACTCAGACACCTCAAAACCCAGACGCTGTTGCAGTGGGTCGGTATATTCCAACCAGCCACTGCCTGCCCCACACCATACAGATCCCGAATTACCCGGTACAAAAACTTGTTCAGGACGACAGACCTGCTCCTCACTCTGTCGCTCAACCAATCCCGCATCATTAGCAACATAACAGCCCCAGTAGACCTCATTCATACGCGCATCAAATGCCGCCAATACCTGTCCAGCCTTATATTGTCGAACAATACCCTGTGCTAATGCTGCCAGTGACGAGACCCGGATCAAGGGTAAGTCCAGTCCCAATGCAACCCCCTGTGCCACCCCGGCAGCAATACGCAGCCCGGTAAAGCCACCCGGCCCCTGAGCAAAGGCAAGGGCATCCAGTGCGGATTTATTAATCCCGGCATCGCTCAACAATTCATCAATCATGGGTAACACAAGATGGGTATGTTCACGCGGCGCAATGCGAAACAGCTCTTTGATTTCACCATTGATACTCAGTGCTACCGAGCAGGCATCTGCCGAGGTATCCAGTGCCAGTAGATTCATTGAATACACTCCCGTTCAATTCCGGGGTCTGCCCCTGCTTTTATTTGGGGTCTGACCCCGGTTTTATCAAAAAAGGCAGCCACCTCTTGCAGATTATTACAACGTGGCATCTTTGGAATACTGTTCAGGAAGGTCTTGCCATAAAATTTTGAACGCAGTCGAGGATCACACAATACCAACAGGCCTCGATCACTTACATCACGAATCAATCGTCCAACACCCTGCTTCAAGGTAATCACCGCATTGGGCAACTGGTATTGCATAAAAGGATTCACACCACTGGCTCGAATATGTTCGATACGTGCCTGCAACACTGGATCACCTGGCGAGGCAAAAGGTAGCTTGTCGATAATCACACAAGACAGTGCCTCACCTCGTACATCGACACCTTCCCAAAAGCTACTGGTACCCAACAACACGGCATTACCGGCCTGACGAAAACGTTCCAGCATCTCACCACGGGAAAATTCACCCTGTACCAACAAGGGGTAATTCAGATCATCATTCTGTAACGCCTCTGCCGCCTCACGTAAGGCGCGGTGACTGGTAAACAAGACAAAAGTGCGCCCCTGACTCAATGGCAACAAATCCCGAATCAGCTGAATCACCGCTGTATTATAACCCGGTGTATTAGGCTCAGGCAGCCCCTCGGGTAGATACAAACGTGCATTTTCCTCATACGAAAAGGGACTATCCAGTTTCAGGGTATGCACGTCATCCAGCCCCATCGCCTGAGAGAAGTGAGTGAAACTATTGCCTACCGCCAGGGTTGCCGAGGTAAATATCCAGGCACTATCCACGGCCGCCATGTGCCTTTTGAACACCGGCCCTGAATCCAGCGGCGTAAAGATCAAACGGAAATAGCGACCACTGGTCTCATACCAATGGATATAACCCTCGGGAGTCACATCGGTCAACCGTGCCAGACCAACTAATAGAACCTCACTGCGTTGATAACAATTATCCAACCCCCGGCTTCGCGTGCTGGCAATCTGTAGATAATCATACAGACCCTGTAGCCCTCCATGCAGGCGCGTCAGACTATCACGCAGATAAGCAGAGCCACTAATATCTTTCCAGAAACCCTTATTATTTCCTCGACCCATAGCAAGCCGAAAATCAGCCACATCGGTCTCCAGATGATGCGCAGCATCCAGTAACTCACGCATATCTGCCGCATATTGCAGACATTCCAGGGTGACATCGCGTGCCAGGGTTTGTAACTGACGACTACTGATCTGCTCACCAAAAAACCGCGTCGCCAACTCCGGCAACTGATGTGCCTCATCCAGAATCAGGGCATCCACACCCGGCAATAACTCACCAAAGCCCTCGTCCTTTAACGCCATATCGGCTAATAATAAATGATGATTAATCACCAGCAGATCTGCATCCATCGCTTCCTTGCGCGCATTGGCAACATAGCAATCGGAAAACACCGGACACTCCATACCCAGGCAATTATCCAGGGTTGATGTCACCTGCCGCCAGACCATCGCATCCTCAGGGACATCGACCAGCTCAGCAATATCACCAAAACGAGTCACAGCGGCCCATTGTTGTATCTTTTTGATCTCAACCAATGCCGCTGTATTAGTATGCCCTATCTCATCAATCTGCTGTTGCAGACGGTAGGAACAAAGATAATTGGAACGTCCTTTCAACAAGGCCGTTTTGATACCCGACTTTAGTGCTTTTTTTATAAGCGGCAGATCACGATGATAGAGCTGATCCTGTAGATGACGCGTACCGGTAGAGATAATAACCTTGCGCCCGGATAACAGGGCAGGCAACAGATAGGCATAGGTCTTACCAGTACCGGTACCCGCCTCAATAACACTGATGGATCGTTGATCCAGAACCTGTTCAACACACTCCGCCATCTGCTGTTGAGCACAACGCGGCAAGAAGCCATCCAGGGTATTCGCCAGAATGCCATCCGCACCCAACATTTCGTATGATGTTGCCATTTAATCCGCCTGGTTACTCCAGACCTCATCATCCTCGACCTCACCCTCACCCCTGATCCAGACCAGCCGGGAGATCTTTTTAAAACGAGCAACCGACATCGCTCCACGGCGCTTGCGACTACTGCCCTCATCCTCATTCAGGGTAAAGATAATATCGTTGCGTTGAGCCTCATAGATTTCAAAGGTCTCAAAGTCATCATCCATCAACACCAGCACAATACTATCCCATTTTTGTTCCACCTTGATCTGACCAATGCGTTGCCCTCCCTTCTTTTCATCGAAGATGGCGCGACCCTTAATCTGTATATGCTTACCCTCTCGCTTACCCCGACCAATCGCATCATAGCCACCCGGCTTAGGATTACAAAGTTCAAGATTAAGCAGACGCGCCGCATCATGTTCCGCAATCTCACCACTGATCCCCGGCAAGGGCTTACCCATCATCTTGCGATAGGATGCCGCCAGATTTCTAGCCTCACTCATCAATTTATCAATGGAATAAACGCTCATACCCACCCTATTCTAAGGAACAAGTCACGATTGTACATGATTTTTTTCCAATACCGCCCACTCAAGAGGCAGGGATTGCTCCTCTTGACCAGAGACCCTTGCCCGCAAGGACGCGGGCACGGAGCCACCATGGATGGTTTCACGGCGCGTCTCTGATCAAGAGGAGCAATCCCTGCCTCGAACTAACCAGGCATATTTTTACAATTCACATCCTGAATTACAGCCACAAAAACCTTACCGTTAAAGCTCAAACAAGGCAATCGACTCCACATGCGCCGTATGCGGAAACATATCCATAACCCCGGCAGATACCAGACGATAGCCATAATCATTCACCAGCATACCCGCATCCCGCGCCAGAGATCCCGGATGACAAGAGACATAGACAATCCGTTTAACACCCAGTTTAACCAGTTGCGGAATTACCTCTTTCGCACCACTACGCGGAGGATCAAGCAATACCTTATTGTATGGGCCACTCAACCAGGACTCAGCATTAACATCCGCCATCAGATCTGCCAGGTGAAATTCAGCATTTTCAATACCATTAGAAATGGCATTCTCGCGCGCCCTTTTCACCAGATCAAGACTACCCTCTACCCCAACCACATGCCCCGCATGTCGCGCCATCGGCAGGGTAAAATTACCCAGGCCACAAAACAGATCCAGTACCCGATCATCCTTATTCAGGTCCAGCATCTTAATCACTTGCGCAATCATATCCCGATTAATGGCGGGATTAATCTGGGTAAAGTCCGTCGGTTGAAACTGAATCAAGATATCTTCATCAGCAATGGCGTAACTCAAACCCGCCTGATCAGGATAGAGCAGATGAATACTATCCGGCCCCTCCGGTTGCAGATAAATTTGCATATCATGCTGTTGTCCAAAGGCCATCAGTGAGGCATGATCCTGTTCAGTCAGTGCCTCCAGGTGCCGGAAGATCAATGCCACCGCATCATCACCAATCGCCACCTCGATCTGCGGCATACGCATTGGAATAGATAAGTCCGAGATCAGATCCGCCAATGCCCGCAGCTTCATACCCACCGCCGGATGCAACACCTCACATTGATCCAGTTCCGCTAGAAAACCACTGCGTTTCTCACGAAACCCCACCAGCATCTTTTCCTTCTTGATGACATAACGCGCACCCATCCGCGCCTTATGACGATAACCCCACACCGGCCCGGTCAACGGTTCTAATTGCGTCTCCGGTATCACCTGACCAATACGTTGGAGATTATCCATCAATATCTCATGCTTCGCCTTGATCTGCGCCTCAGCACTCATGTGTTGTAGACTACATCCCCCACAGATCGCCGCATGCCGACAACGCGGTTCAACACGATCTTCCGAGGCAGTAATCACCTCACACACACGCCCCTCATCAAAACTCTTTCGTTTTGAAGTATAGAGAAATTCAATTTCTTCACCCGGTAAGGCACCATCAATGAAGATCGTCTTACCCTCGATATGCGTCACACCCTTGCCATCATGGGACAGGGATTCAATAGTGGTTCTAACCGGGTCAACCGGAAGGCGTGCTTTTCTGGATCGTCTGGACATACTTTTTATCACTCTATTATTAGGTATAACTAGAACAAGGGGTATGGGTTAAAGATCTTTAGTAAAGACCGTTGCCCGCATGGACGCGGGCATCGAGCCTACATGGATGTATTCACGGCGTGTCTTTACTAAAGATCTTTAACCCATACCCCGACTTCATTACGAAGCACCCCAGGCCTCAAGAAACTCAGTAAAATGAGGCGCATCACTAGCATGTAATAATTCTTTCAACAAATCACATTCTCGATCATAACCATCCTGATCCAGATTACCGCGTATCATCTCAAAACGCAGATAAACCAGATAGGTATTCAATACATCGGTTTCACAATAATCACGAATTTCATCAATCATCCCATCCTGATAATAATCCCACACCTTAGCCCCACTCATCCCCATCTTGCCAGGGAATCCCAACATGCTAGCAATCTCATCCAGGCGCACATTGGCACGCGGCTGATAGCCTGCCAGCACCTCCATCAAATCGGTATGACGAGCATGGTAACGACTAAGATAATTATTCCACTTAAAATCCCGATCATTCTCACCCTGATCCCAGTAACGAGGACAAGATACCCCGTGTAACAAGGCACGATAATGAATCACCGGCAAATCAAAACCACTGCCATTCCATGACACCAGGGTCGGTACATAACGATCCAGCCCTTTAAAAAAGCGTTCCAGCAATTCCTTTTCCGAGGAATCCGCATCACCCAATGACCAGACCTTAACACCATCATCCGAACGCAACACCGCCGAGATAGCCACAATACGTTGCAAGTGATGGCGCAGAAAATCACTGCCCCCGGTCTCTTCACGTCGCTTATGAAACATAATTTCAGCGACATCCTTATCCGCCAACCCCTCAAGTTCATGCAAACGACAACCCGATGCCACATCCGGCACCGTCTCAATATCAAACACTAAAGTATTCATTCTGGAAACACACCTGTTGATAGATAACGATCACCACGATCACAGATAATCACCACGATAACCGCATCCGGTTCTCGCCTCGCCACACGCAGAGCTGCTACCACCGCGCCACCCGACGAGATACCAGCAAAAATACCTTCCTTCTGTGCCAGTGCCCGCGTGGTATCCTCAGCCTCCTGCTGCCCCACATCAATCTGCTCATCCACCCGTTCATCCTGATAGATGCTCGGTAGATATTCCTTAGGCCAACGACGAATACCGGGGATTGCAGCACCCTCTTCCGGTTGTACACCGATGACCTGTATTTTATTATTTTGTTCTTTCAGGTAACGTGAGACCCCCATGATGGTGCCGGTGGTTCCCATTGCACTAACAAAATGCGTAATCTCACCCTCGGTATCACGCCAGATCTCAGGCCCGGTACTTTCATAATGCGCCAGCGGATTATCCGGGTTGGAAAATTGATCCAGTACCAAACCCTTGCCCTCACGCGCATATTGATCCGCCAGATCACGCGCACCCTCCATGCTCGCCTGTTGACTCACTAGCACAATCTCGGCACCAAAGGCACGCATTACCGCACGTCGTTCCACGCTCATGTGTTCCGGCATAATCAGAATCAACTTGTAGCCACGAATCGCCGCCGCCATCGCCAGTGCAATCCCGGTGTTACCACTGGTTGCCTCGATCAGGGTATCACCCGGATGAATATCACCGCGTAATTCAGCATGATGAATCATGCTCAATGCCGGTCGATCCTTGACCGAACCGGCTGGATTATTACCTTCAAGCTTAACCAACACCGTTCCCATATCGTCAGTAACCAGACGTTGTAAGGCAACCAATGGGGTATTACCGACAAAATGATCCAGATGATGTATTTTCATAGGGTGCAGTTTACTGCATTAACCTGTTAATTTCATGGAAAAATGACACATTTACCCTTCCGATAAGATAGAATCATATCTACTTGATATTGTAGAAAATAGATAATGAAAGAACCTATGTATAACAAACACCTACTATCTGCTATCACCCTGTTGCTGTCACAAAACGCCTTCAGCAACGAGCATGTTGATGACTTCGAAGATTACCTGATGGATGAAATGCCCATCGTGCTTTCGGCTACCCGCCTGGCACAACCCAAAAGCGAGGCACCCGCAGCCATGACCATTATTGATCGTCGTATGATTGAATCCAGTGGTGCTATCGAGATTGCAGAGTTATTTCGTCTGGTACCCGGCTTTCAGGTTGCCTATGCCAGTGGAGCCAATACTGGATATACCATGACCGTCACCTATCATGGTTTTAGTGGTGAGCGTTCCAGTCGCACCCAGGTGCTGATTGATGGTCGTTCAGCTTATAGTGCAGCCGATGGTACTGTGGACTGGTTCAACCTGCCGATCACCATTGATGATATCGAACGCATTGAAATAGTACGCGGACCCAATGGTGCCACCTTCGGTGCCAATGCCTTTATTGGCACTATCAACATCATTACCAAGGATCCAAATGAATATAGCGGAACCGACTACATCGCCACTTATGGTAATAAAGGCATACGCGAGGGTACCATACGCAATCATTATCAATCAGAAAAACTTAATCTCCGTATTACCGCCAGAAGATCCATGGATACTGGTTTTGATAACACTCGCTTTCTAAAAAACCGCAACAACCCTGCATCTGGCTACGAAACCTTTATCGCAAATGACCAGAAACGCACAACACTAATCAATACTCGTGGTGATTATGAGATTAATATAAACAACAAGATTGATTTTGGTATTAGCTATGTAGAGGGTTATCGCGCACAAGGCGCTAATGGTGATGCGAACTATATTCCAAATGACATGATTGCTCTACCCCATGACAGCAATACAATATTTCAACATGAACATATACGCTGGACACACACTCGAGGGGATGAAGAAGAGATTAGCGTTCAATTTTTTCACTCCTATAATAACCGTAAGGAAATCGCCTATGATGTCTTTGCCAACTCGGGAAACCCAGGCTATATCGCAGCCTTTGGTAGTGATGCCATGCTTGATTATGGCAAAAAGGAACAACGTTACGAAGTTGAACTCCAACATAGTAAACGAATCAATGAAGACTACCGCCTGATATGGGGAACAAGCGCACGATTAGATCGTGTCAGCAGCCCCACATGGTTTGATCGTACAAGTGACATCAGAACATATCTGTATCGCATATATACTAATCAGGAATGGCATGCCAGTGACAAGATCCTGATCAATGCTGGTATCATGCTGGAACATAGCAGCCTTAGTGGTACCGAGACGGCACCCAGGCTCGCCATCAACTATGCTGTTACCCCTAACCATAATATCCGGCTCGGTGCATCCAGGGCGGTTCGCCTGCCGAATATCTACGAGGCCTATGCTGCAGTACAACCACAGACTTATAACGGCATCATCATTACCCAGTTCCAAAAAAGCACAGGTAATATTCGTACAGAAAAGGTATCGTCTATTGAACTGGGTTACCTATGGAATCAACCGTCCATTCATACCGAACTGGATGTCAGGATATTCCGTGACAAGATTACTGATTACATCAAACAGGGGGTCAAGGACAAAGGCCCCGCTGCAACCTGGGAATCCTATATCATGAATAGTCCCGGTATAATTATCAAAGGAATCGAATTCAGCCTGAATTATAAACCAAGCCGATATAGCTTAATCAATCTCAACCATGCCTACCTCAATGCCCGTGGTGCCTCAATTGATCGCTTTACCGATATTAATGACCCAGCAACCTATGCCTATGAAACCGGTGATTACAGAAATGTCCCCACCCAGACCACCAGCCTGTTTGTCAGTCATCGACTAGCCAATCAATGGGATGTCAGTGCCATCTATTATCGTGTTAGTAATATGCGCTGGCAGGGTAATGGCGATGATATCCCGGGACAAGATCGACTGGATCTAAGGATATCCAAAAAATTTAAGCTGGCAGGTAACGATACCAGTGTCGCCATTACCGCTCAAAACATCCTGGGAGAATATGTAGGATTTGCAGATGGTTTCATCATGGATACCAAGGTTTTATTAAACCTTAAGTTACACTTGAACTAACCGATAGTATGAAGCATTAATTAATATGTTTTTAACACATGGAATTATTTGTCTTGCAGGATGCTCATGTTAACGTCTATTAGTCGGCTATTACTCCTCTCAATCGGGCTGTTATTGGCAACCATGGCTCAGGGTAGCGAGGCAATAAAAACCTGTGCTATTACCATCATCTTCAACCCGCAAAACGAGACCCATCAAAGCGTACAGCAGGCCTTAAACAATGGACTGCAACAAGAACAGAACACACGATGTCTCATCACAGCCATTGATTACACCCACAATCAAAAACAAACAATAACCCGAAATCAGGACCTGGTTGTTAGCATTGGCTCAAAGGCATCCGAATGGGCTATTAACAAAGTCAACCAGTCCCCGTTACTGGCAATCATGGTATCGAGTGAAAAATACAAGTCCCTCAGCACGCGTTTTCCCGGTCAATTATCAGCCATTGTTATTGACCAGCCCATTGCTCGTTACTACCAGCTTATCAAGGCAAGCATGCCCGATATTCAACATGTCAATACGGTATTCGGATCACATTCCAGAAAACGCAAACCAGAGATGGTCGAACAAGCAAAAAACTATGCCATAAAACTTCATTCCTATACATTATCGACACATGATACGGTGCTGGATGCCTTAAACCGCATTATGACGAAATATAATAGTGTGTTACTGACCCTGCCGGATCCTGCTGTAATCAATAGGCGTAGCATACGTTCCATATTGTTACACGCCTATCACAAAAATACCCCGGTATTCGGTTTCTCCAGTAATTATGTCCGTGCCGGTGCCATTGCCGCTGTATTCACTACCCCAGATCAATTTGGACGGGAGGCCGCAGATGAAATTATCCTGCGTGCAGATAACAAACAGTTTTCCAGTACACAAATGAAATACCCATCACGATACGACATCAAAACCAACACACGCGTAATTAAATCCATGAATCTGGTTCTCCCTTCCTTAGCCGAAATTCGTAAACGAATGCGAGCACAACCATGATTAAGGGCATACGTGAACGGGTACTTATCCTCACCCTTATCCCTACCATCGTAGCCTCGATGGTGCTTTCTGTATTCTTTGTTTATGCACAGATCGAGGATTTCAATCAATCATTACACTTTCATGGACAGGCGATTGCCAACCAACTCGCACCCGCCAGTGAATACGGCGTATTTTCCGGCAATCTAAAGGTACTACAATCATTGGCGAATAATGCAGTAAAAGAAGCCGATGTTTACTCCATCATCATCAAGGACATTGATAATAATATCCTGGCAAAAACCATCAATCCTCAGAGCAAAAACAACCTTGAGTTACGCAAGAAACTACTCTTTAGTGCCTCAATATTACAAAGCGAGATTGTTATAAATGATCTCGGCCAGGACTCCACGCCCCGGACAGAGCCAGCTAGAAATATACTCGGCACCGTCAATGTGCAACTGGACCATAGTCGTGCCAGCCAAGAGGTTCAGGAAATCATTATCAACAGCATCATAATCATTATTATTGCACTGCTGATCAGCACACTGATTGGTCTCAGATTTGGTCACCACATTATTCAGCCAATCCTGGACATGACACACGGCATTGAAAAAATCGGCAAGGGTAAGCTATCAACCCGAATTAATGCCATTTCCAAAGGAGAACTTGGCAGACTGGAAAAAGGCATCAATGCCATGGCCGACAGCATGGAGTCATCACGACGACAACTCATGGACGAAGTCTCTGAGGCAACATCAGATCTACGAGAGACACTAGAAGCGGTAGAGATACAAAATGTTGAACTCTCGTTAACCCGCAAACAGGCACGACTGGCCAATAAAACAAAATCCGAATTTGTTGCTAATGTTAGTCATGAACTAAGAACCCCGATGAATGGCATCATTGGTTTTGGAAAATTGTTATTACATAGTCCTTTAAACAAAGAACAAAAAGATTACGTCGAAACCATCCTGAAATCATCGACCAACCTGTTAAGTATCGTTAACAACCTGCTGGATTTTTCAAG is part of the Gammaproteobacteria bacterium genome and encodes:
- a CDS encoding TonB-dependent receptor codes for the protein MKEPMYNKHLLSAITLLLSQNAFSNEHVDDFEDYLMDEMPIVLSATRLAQPKSEAPAAMTIIDRRMIESSGAIEIAELFRLVPGFQVAYASGANTGYTMTVTYHGFSGERSSRTQVLIDGRSAYSAADGTVDWFNLPITIDDIERIEIVRGPNGATFGANAFIGTINIITKDPNEYSGTDYIATYGNKGIREGTIRNHYQSEKLNLRITARRSMDTGFDNTRFLKNRNNPASGYETFIANDQKRTTLINTRGDYEININNKIDFGISYVEGYRAQGANGDANYIPNDMIALPHDSNTIFQHEHIRWTHTRGDEEEISVQFFHSYNNRKEIAYDVFANSGNPGYIAAFGSDAMLDYGKKEQRYEVELQHSKRINEDYRLIWGTSARLDRVSSPTWFDRTSDIRTYLYRIYTNQEWHASDKILINAGIMLEHSSLSGTETAPRLAINYAVTPNHNIRLGASRAVRLPNIYEAYAAVQPQTYNGIIITQFQKSTGNIRTEKVSSIELGYLWNQPSIHTELDVRIFRDKITDYIKQGVKDKGPAATWESYIMNSPGIIIKGIEFSLNYKPSRYSLINLNHAYLNARGASIDRFTDINDPATYAYETGDYRNVPTQTTSLFVSHRLANQWDVSAIYYRVSNMRWQGNGDDIPGQDRLDLRISKKFKLAGNDTSVAITAQNILGEYVGFADGFIMDTKVLLNLKLHLN
- the rlmD gene encoding 23S rRNA (uracil(1939)-C(5))-methyltransferase RlmD; this translates as MSRRSRKARLPVDPVRTTIESLSHDGKGVTHIEGKTIFIDGALPGEEIEFLYTSKRKSFDEGRVCEVITASEDRVEPRCRHAAICGGCSLQHMSAEAQIKAKHEILMDNLQRIGQVIPETQLEPLTGPVWGYRHKARMGARYVIKKEKMLVGFREKRSGFLAELDQCEVLHPAVGMKLRALADLISDLSIPMRMPQIEVAIGDDAVALIFRHLEALTEQDHASLMAFGQQHDMQIYLQPEGPDSIHLLYPDQAGLSYAIADEDILIQFQPTDFTQINPAINRDMIAQVIKMLDLNKDDRVLDLFCGLGNFTLPMARHAGHVVGVEGSLDLVKRARENAISNGIENAEFHLADLMADVNAESWLSGPYNKVLLDPPRSGAKEVIPQLVKLGVKRIVYVSCHPGSLARDAGMLVNDYGYRLVSAGVMDMFPHTAHVESIALFEL
- the tsaB gene encoding tRNA (adenosine(37)-N6)-threonylcarbamoyltransferase complex dimerization subunit type 1 TsaB; the protein is MNLLALDTSADACSVALSINGEIKELFRIAPREHTHLVLPMIDELLSDAGINKSALDALAFAQGPGGFTGLRIAAGVAQGVALGLDLPLIRVSSLAALAQGIVRQYKAGQVLAAFDARMNEVYWGCYVANDAGLVERQSEEQVCRPEQVFVPGNSGSVWCGAGSGWLEYTDPLQQRLGFEVSECYADAHPHACDVATLALDKAARQEIDAADQAIPVYLRNQVVHSR
- a CDS encoding 3'-5' exonuclease; this translates as MNTLVFDIETVPDVASGCRLHELEGLADKDVAEIMFHKRREETGGSDFLRHHLQRIVAISAVLRSDDGVKVWSLGDADSSEKELLERFFKGLDRYVPTLVSWNGSGFDLPVIHYRALLHGVSCPRYWDQGENDRDFKWNNYLSRYHARHTDLMEVLAGYQPRANVRLDEIASMLGFPGKMGMSGAKVWDYYQDGMIDEIRDYCETDVLNTYLVYLRFEMIRGNLDQDGYDRECDLLKELLHASDAPHFTEFLEAWGAS
- a CDS encoding ATP-dependent DNA helicase, whose protein sequence is MATSYEMLGADGILANTLDGFLPRCAQQQMAECVEQVLDQRSISVIEAGTGTGKTYAYLLPALLSGRKVIISTGTRHLQDQLYHRDLPLIKKALKSGIKTALLKGRSNYLCSYRLQQQIDEIGHTNTAALVEIKKIQQWAAVTRFGDIAELVDVPEDAMVWRQVTSTLDNCLGMECPVFSDCYVANARKEAMDADLLVINHHLLLADMALKDEGFGELLPGVDALILDEAHQLPELATRFFGEQISSRQLQTLARDVTLECLQYAADMRELLDAAHHLETDVADFRLAMGRGNNKGFWKDISGSAYLRDSLTRLHGGLQGLYDYLQIASTRSRGLDNCYQRSEVLLVGLARLTDVTPEGYIHWYETSGRYFRLIFTPLDSGPVFKRHMAAVDSAWIFTSATLAVGNSFTHFSQAMGLDDVHTLKLDSPFSYEENARLYLPEGLPEPNTPGYNTAVIQLIRDLLPLSQGRTFVLFTSHRALREAAEALQNDDLNYPLLVQGEFSRGEMLERFRQAGNAVLLGTSSFWEGVDVRGEALSCVIIDKLPFASPGDPVLQARIEHIRASGVNPFMQYQLPNAVITLKQGVGRLIRDVSDRGLLVLCDPRLRSKFYGKTFLNSIPKMPRCNNLQEVAAFFDKTGVRPQIKAGADPGIERECIQ
- a CDS encoding PEP-CTERM sorting domain-containing protein, with translation MSINRSIKALAVLSSLLFSTVINASLVTFDVYAKANSSSSNNGVNTGLSFNSGDLINGSVDPNDLWNAGPLPRWSNADGLITNVYATGSDDSGETAGTQIGMLFGNMTQSGLSAPYGSLVGEINNIFFVLGTSFNVAAPDSGVLSLYYWDSNAYDNAEFISVSIDNGLSAVPVPAAIWLLSSGLIGLIGMGRKPSKRGSTSVK
- the cysM gene encoding cysteine synthase CysM; translated protein: MKIHHLDHFVGNTPLVALQRLVTDDMGTVLVKLEGNNPAGSVKDRPALSMIHHAELRGDIHPGDTLIEATSGNTGIALAMAAAIRGYKLILIMPEHMSVERRAVMRAFGAEIVLVSQQASMEGARDLADQYAREGKGLVLDQFSNPDNPLAHYESTGPEIWRDTEGEITHFVSAMGTTGTIMGVSRYLKEQNNKIQVIGVQPEEGAAIPGIRRWPKEYLPSIYQDERVDEQIDVGQQEAEDTTRALAQKEGIFAGISSGGAVVAALRVARREPDAVIVVIICDRGDRYLSTGVFPE